tttctttttcctaaacttttttttaatccccaaaaataattaagaaaaaaaaaaaagaaaatccttCGTTGCTGACAATCAATTCTCCAGCACGCCCCCACACATAATGTGGCCTTTAGAAATGGTCCACGGCCAATGTCCATGTCGTGGGctcacccaacagggtcttgTAGGCTTACTTGATGCTTCAGTTTCTATCACTTTGCCGCCATGCATGTCAATTGTCAATCTGAGCCtgccttttttttcaaatataaataaaaaaaaagtgctgTGTTTGAGCGGTTTACTGAGGTTTGTATGGTTGGAAAGCTTATGAAGGACAATTAGTTTCTGATGCTGTACATTTGGTTTTCTTCTTGCATGTTGATTTTATCCTCTTTTTAAACTAAATTGCAGAACATATGTTTGGTATCTAACTAAAAGAGTAACTTAGTAATTAGTCTTCTATATTTACCTTGTTCCCTTATAACAAGGTAATAAGTTCATCACTTTTGTGATTTATGATTTAGTTGTACTAATATGGTTAGGTTGATGCCCCCAAAATTAACGGTTCTAGATTTTAACTCCCCGTCTCCTTTTTGCTTCTCAAATCTCACCATTTTCCTATtagaaattatatatatatatatatatatatataattgacaTATAGTTTATGATTTAATCTAAGGTGGGGGGCGGGCAAACAGTGTTTGTTGAGAGCGATTTAATTACTCGTTGAACATGGTTGTTACCTTTTAACAGCTACCACCACAAACTTATTACATAATATAGGGCTGTTAATCTGGCTTTATGAGCCAGGTTTTGGCAACCCGAAGCTCACTCATAcggtaaaaaaaaagaaaaaaaaaaagaatattggACTACTGATTAATGATGATATATCAAGCCTTGTCTGAGTGTGTAAAATTAGCCAACACTCCATCTGTAACGAAACCCACAATAGATTCACTCAATTCTCCATTTCCAGCTTTTTCTTCATCATTTCCAGTTTCTTTCTTGTCATTTGAACCTGGTTCTCTAAGAGGGAACAATTTGGCCCAGAATGCGAACCACAGGAAATTTGCAGCACTCAGGACAGCAAGCACCCAATAGTAGCGATCCAAGCGACTCTGATTTAATGTGTACTGAAACCAATTCGGTTTTCCTCTGCTTTCACTAATTTTACCTACAACATAAACTGATAAAACACTTCCGACTGTTCCTAGCCCGGATAATCCTGGACTGAGATAGACAAGGTGCTTCTTCATCGACGGAGGACTCTGATCAGTCAAGAAGGGGGTAACACTGTTTTCAAAGAACGAGTCCAGACCTGCAAGGAAAAAATACTGTGGAAGAAGCACAAGCGCACTTAAAGGGATCTTATCATCCGGTTTATCTAGCAATCCATGACTTCTGATCACATGTATCCTTCGAGTTTCGACTCCGGCAGCAGTTATGCAGCATAACACTGAGAAGATCGTAGCAAGCGCAATGCCTATTGAGGGGGCATACTTTTCTTTGCGTGCTCCTTTTAAGTACCTTCCAATGGCGTCGTAGATTGACTTAATCTGTAACTTTGATATTCCATAGAACACCAGAATGACAGAATCGGGCAACTTTAGTTTTCCAATCTTGTAATTCATGTGGCTTGCTTGCTCTACGAAGTATGTGTTTCCAACAGAAGTAATGACACCACAAATTACAAAGGTGATCCAAATTGGAATCATGCGGATTATGATTTTTGTCTCCTCTACTTCTGTCACTGTACTTCCTTCTGCGGGTCTGTTTTCCTCTTTGTTGCACGAACGTGTACCTTGCACAAATGCAAGTGTTGCCACCAATGTACAGATTGCTGGGATTCCAAATCGAATTGACCATGGTTTTATATATGGTAGAGCAATTAAACCAACAACAGGAACAAGCAATATACAACAAGCACCAGG
This portion of the Coffea eugenioides isolate CCC68of chromosome 11, Ceug_1.0, whole genome shotgun sequence genome encodes:
- the LOC113753684 gene encoding protein NRT1/ PTR FAMILY 5.5-like; amino-acid sequence: MAFLRIMVLLWADMLATYVMWIMQKYLTDVWKLGVTHAAGIMNVYTGLTKFLPLVFFIFVDAGLGNYRSLLLSSIAFSIGMGFLSMSTPPVLHKVTGTCKDYEPNCLGHTQKALFYTALALIAAGLSVRVVSLVAFAENQIEKNPDEPKENEPNCKSSSMSLDRKGHDGKLINKPSLRLPSFKAKKPSLRLPSFMVKNPEREQQQQTESTKKAEVDLSQLQFQPLEAMLALAQKDSGKLPGACCILLVPVVGLIALPYIKPWSIRFGIPAICTLVATLAFVQGTRSCNKEENRPAEGSTVTEVEETKIIIRMIPIWITFVICGVITSVGNTYFVEQASHMNYKIGKLKLPDSVILVFYGISKLQIKSIYDAIGRYLKGARKEKYAPSIGIALATIFSVLCCITAAGVETRRIHVIRSHGLLDKPDDKIPLSALVLLPQYFFLAGLDSFFENSVTPFLTDQSPPSMKKHLVYLSPGLSGLGTVGSVLSVYVVGKISESRGKPNWFQYTLNQSRLDRYYWVLAVLSAANFLWFAFWAKLFPLREPGSNDKKETGNDEEKAGNGELSESIVGFVTDGVLANFTHSDKA